CAATTGCTTCTACATAACCACTATCAAACTCAAACAGTCCAACATCAAAGTAGTCCCAACTTACACCTTTTTTATTTTGGAAAATAGACTCTAAATCGTCTCCACCAATTTGTAATACTTTAAATTTACGTGGCATCTTTTTCACCTTCTATTAATTCATCGAGCTGACGAATAATATTGTTAGATGCATATGCATCTATTAATTTTAAAGAATAGGCATAAGCATAGTTCCAATTTTTCAAGTAACCTAAATAATAATTTAACGCTTCACTTAGTTGGTGAGACGTTTCAATGATACGCCCGTTATCATAGTCAGAAACATAATCCGTTGATTGACTATTAATTTGTGGAATTGCAGCACTAATCGCACTGATTTGTAAATATAAATCTGGTTCTTCAGACATATCGATAATTATTCGTAATGTACGCATTGCTTCAACGACATCATGTTCAGCAAATATCGTCTTAATGGTAATGACATCGTCCTGATCTTCAGTTGTCATTAATGCAGAAACATTCACATCTTCTTCTTTTTTAGCATGATGTGCCTCATTCACTGATGCCATACACGTACGTAACCATTGCGGTATATTATTTTGATGCCGTGTAAGTAAAATTAAACGGTATTGATCTTCACGCTCAATATAATCAACGAGACATTCCATTAATTGTTTTAAGTTAGCCTCAGTCATACCATCTATCCAAACGCCAATAAATGTTTCCATTAATTGACTGCTAATGTTAGGCGATTGTCTTGTTTCAAAAGGAGTAATTCGAATCATGTTATCCTGTCGAGCAAGTTTTTGTTGATGTTGGAATAATGCACGTTCTAGTTGCAAGCTATCAACAATAAAATGAGCACCTTTCACGATTGACTGATACTCGTCAGAAGACACCGTTTCATTTCTATTTTTAAAAAATGAATAGCTAAGTGCTTGTGCTGGAATATTCTTAGCAATGAACTGATTATGTCTAGTGTCTGAAGCTACAATTACATGATCATCTGAGTGAATCGTTCTCGTGATCATCTCTTGAAATTTCTCTTCAATTATTTCAGCCATACTGTTATATTGTGTCTGGTGATAATCATGTTGATACCTTTCTGAAACAGAGACTCGTCCACCTTTTAAATCTTCACAAAGTACACAATCACCATCTATCGTTAAATATTCTTGATATGTGGCCTCTCCATCTTTATCAAAATAACGTATTGCCGACAAATAACCCCTATCATCAAATATATAACGTCGCTGTAATTGTCCATTTTCAAATTCCTCAAACCAAATCGAATACCCTTCCTGACTAAAATAAATATTTGTAAAGGTTTGATCACTCGTTACACATTTAAGTAAGTACGGTGTGTAAACAAATTCCACATCATCGGGCCATTTTAGGTGATGATAATTAATTGCTTGTGGTGCATGATGACTAAATCCTTGAATTTCATCGAATACTGACCCATACTTTGTCTCATATAAATCGTACCGGTGTAAAAATGTTCTTAAATTCGGTGCATGGTTTAAAACGATAAGATGATAGTCTAATTCATTTTCCAAGTGCATGCCCATCAAACTAATCATGTCATCAAACTCTGTCTTTTTTTGCATTTGATAATACG
This is a stretch of genomic DNA from Staphylococcus roterodami. It encodes these proteins:
- the asp1 gene encoding accessory Sec system protein Asp1 produces the protein MKYFIPAWYDDQQWWQDTTVPYYQMQKKTEFDDMISLMGMHLENELDYHLIVLNHAPNLRTFLHRYDLYETKYGSVFDEIQGFSHHAPQAINYHHLKWPDDVEFVYTPYLLKCVTSDQTFTNIYFSQEGYSIWFEEFENGQLQRRYIFDDRGYLSAIRYFDKDGEATYQEYLTIDGDCVLCEDLKGGRVSVSERYQHDYHQTQYNSMAEIIEEKFQEMITRTIHSDDHVIVASDTRHNQFIAKNIPAQALSYSFFKNRNETVSSDEYQSIVKGAHFIVDSLQLERALFQHQQKLARQDNMIRITPFETRQSPNISSQLMETFIGVWIDGMTEANLKQLMECLVDYIEREDQYRLILLTRHQNNIPQWLRTCMASVNEAHHAKKEEDVNVSALMTTEDQDDVITIKTIFAEHDVVEAMRTLRIIIDMSEEPDLYLQISAISAAIPQINSQSTDYVSDYDNGRIIETSHQLSEALNYYLGYLKNWNYAYAYSLKLIDAYASNNIIRQLDELIEGEKDAT